Proteins encoded in a region of the Pelmatolapia mariae isolate MD_Pm_ZW linkage group LG16_19, Pm_UMD_F_2, whole genome shotgun sequence genome:
- the gnmt gene encoding glycine N-methyltransferase, translating into MSVDSVFRTRSLGVAAEGLPDQYADGKAAKVWQLYIGDTKSRTQEYRSWVVSLLKQYGVRSVLDVACGTGIDSIMLVEEGFNLVSVDASDKMLKYALKARWDRRKEPAFDQWVIEEANWLTLSEDIQKPGDGFDAAICLGNSFAHLPDFKGDQSDQKLALHNIASMVRPGGILIIDHRNYDYILETGRAPQGKNIYYKSDLTQDITTSVLWVNSKPHMITLDYTIQVPQATLQNLPEVSKFRLSYYPHRLDSFRGLLNEAFNGKLEHAVYGDFKTYVPGQSQAPCYFIHVCKKKA; encoded by the exons atGTCGGTCGACAGCGTGTTTAGGACCCGGTCCCTCGGTGTGGCAGCCGAAGGTCTTCCTGATCAATACGCCGATGGCAAAGCAGCGAAAGTGTGGCAGCTGTACATCGGAGACACGAAGAGCAGGACGCAGGAGTACAGGAGCTGGGTGGTGTCCCTGCTGAAGCAGTACGGGGTGCGGAGTGTGCTGGATGTAGCCTGCGGAACAGG GATTGACTCCATTATGTTGGTGGAGGAGGGGTTTAATTTAGTGAGTGTGGATGCCAGCGACAAAATGCTCAAGTATGCACTGAAGGCGAGATGGGACAGGAGAAAAGAACCAGCTTTTGACCAGTGGg TGATTGAAGAGGCCAACTGGCTGACTTTATCAGAAGACATTCAGAAACCAGGAGATGGTTTTGATGCAGCCATCTGCCTCGGCAACTCATTTGCCCACTTACCAGACTTTAAAG GGGACCAGAGTGACCAAAAGTTGGCCCTTCACAACATTGCCAGTATGGTCAGACCAGGTGGGATCCTCATCATTGACCACCGCAATTACGACTACATCCTGGAGACTGGGCGTGCTCCACAAGGCAAGAACATCTACTACAAG agtGACCTAACTCAGGACATCACCACCTCAGTGTTGTGGGTCAACAGTAAGCCACATATGATCACTCTTGACTACACCATCCAAGTTCCACAGGCCACCCTCCAGAACCTGCCTGAAGTTAG TAAATTCCGGTTGTCCTACTACCCTCACCGCCTGGACAGCTTCAGAGGTCTGCTGAACGAGGCCTTCAACGGCAAACTGGAGCACGCCGTTTACGGAGATTTCAAGACTTACGTGCCGGGCCAGTCTCAGGCTCCATGTTACTTCATCCACGTCTGTAAGAAAAAGGCCTAA
- the sertad4 gene encoding SERTA domain-containing protein 4 has product MTLVLSMNPFLDPEGDPPLSTYQPIWESERCTKTCLSNPAPPCSSEEQFTPESSCRRVPDHISMSRIAYFKRKFVDDDDEAPFSFRTYCQTVAPVLEERAHVLRLSLEKMRFIDDPEAFLRRSVLVNNLLRRLRAEILLQSTDWCFPPNPAFASGPCILPPSTNPAHQALHRAVPARICLAPQAGPPLRKRFRMVRGGQGDLRPDCAQTCCCIYAAAAAAGHYLHLPFSMYDAALSCSSAPHSSSFFQLASHSKLGLAVAVDDRDDEDDDVEEEEENEEEEEEREEEEEDEEDDDERRQAGPSVDVVSNKSSQKSRTRTLLGDAHGRTEDSCMTDRVEEEEGEQEEEEEEEEEEEGVRQCQWDCTATERGPHKLSFWHRRAHRQ; this is encoded by the exons ATGACCCTTGTTTTGTCCATGAATCCTTTCCTGGACCCAGAGGGAGACCCTCCGCTCTCCACTTACCAGCCCATATGGGAGTCGGAGCGCTGCACTAAGACCTGCCTGTCAAACCCCGCACCGCCATGCAGCTCCGAAGAACAATTCACTCCAG AGTCATCCTGCAGACGAGTTCCTGATCATATTTCAATGTCGAGGATCGCATACTTCAAGAGGAAgtttgttgatgatgatgatgaggcaCCCTTTAGCTTCAGGACATACTGCCAGACT GTTGCACCGGTTCTGGAGGAGCGTGCCCACGTGCTGCGCCTCTCCCTGGAGAAGATGCGATTCATCGACGACCCCGAGGCATTCCTCCGCCGCTCCGTTCTTGTTAACAACCTCCTTCGGCGTCTGCGAGCAGAGATCCTGCTCCAGAGCACTGACTGGTGCTTTCCGCCCAACCCAGCGTTTGCCTCTGGCCCTTGCATCCTGCCTCCCAGCACTAACCCCGCTCACCAGGCACTCCACAGAGCAGTGCCCGCCCGCATCTGCTTAGCGCCCCAAGCCGGGCCGCCCTTACGCAAACGTTTCCGAATGGTCCGTGGAGGACAGGGTGATCTCCGCCCTGACTGTGCCCAGACATGCTGCTGCATCTACGCCGCCGCGGCCGCCGCAGGACACTACCTCCACCTCCCATTCTCCATGTACGATGCAGCGCTCTCCTGCTCGTCTGCACCGCACTCCTCCTCGTTTTTTCAGCTGGCCAGCCATAGTAAGTTAGGGCTGGCAGTGGCCGTGGATGATCGTGATGATGAGGATGACGAtgttgaggaagaggaggaaaatgaggaggaggaagaagagcgggaggaagaggaggaggatgaggaagacGATGATGAAAGAAGACAAGCGGGGCCTTCGGTCGATGTTGTTAGCAACAAATCAAGCCAGAAAAGTAGGACTAGGACCCTGCTGGGTGATGCACACGGGAGGACAGAGGACAGCTGCATGACAGATAGGgtggaagaagaggagggagagcaggaggaagaagaggaggaggaggaggaggaagaaggcgTGAGACAGTGCCAGTGGGACTGTACTGCAACAGAAAGAGGGCCACACAAGCTTAGCTTTTGGCATCGGAGGGCTCACAGACAATAA